A region from the Leptolyngbya iicbica LK genome encodes:
- a CDS encoding MIP/aquaporin family protein: protein MESFHGEVIGTALLILLGNGVVANVVLSETKADAADWNTIALGWGMAVFVAVFSVAAISGAHLNPAVSIGLAIAGKLRWSLLPGYVIAQFLGAMLGAFLVWLFYRPHFAKTRDRDLKMAAFCTSPAIRDLLSNFMCESMGTSVLVFAVLQLAQPTVGLGALDALPVGLLVLAIGLSLGGTTGYAINPARDLGPRLMHTVLPMPGGKRDSDWSYACPAVSRLQGFPG, encoded by the coding sequence ATGGAATCATTTCACGGAGAAGTTATTGGGACTGCGCTGCTCATTTTGTTGGGCAATGGTGTCGTGGCCAATGTGGTGCTCAGTGAAACGAAAGCTGACGCTGCTGACTGGAACACGATCGCTCTGGGCTGGGGCATGGCGGTCTTTGTGGCGGTGTTTTCAGTGGCGGCGATTAGTGGTGCCCATCTGAACCCTGCTGTGAGTATCGGGTTGGCGATCGCGGGCAAGCTGCGCTGGAGTCTGTTGCCCGGCTATGTGATTGCCCAATTTTTGGGGGCGATGTTGGGTGCGTTCTTGGTGTGGCTGTTTTATCGGCCCCACTTTGCCAAAACGCGCGATCGCGACCTTAAGATGGCCGCATTTTGCACTTCTCCGGCGATTCGCGACTTGCTCTCTAACTTTATGTGCGAATCGATGGGCACCTCTGTGTTGGTCTTTGCTGTGTTGCAGCTGGCTCAGCCGACGGTGGGGCTGGGCGCGTTGGATGCGCTGCCTGTGGGACTGCTGGTACTCGCTATTGGGTTGTCTCTCGGCGGCACGACGGGCTATGCCATTAACCCGGCTCGCGATTTAGGCCCACGTTTGATGCACACGGTGTTGCCCATGCCCGGTGGCAAGCGTGATAGTGACTGGAGTTATGCCTGTCCTGCCGTCAGCAGGCTACAGGGGTTTCCCGGCTAG